CCACATTTGACCCATCTCTTTGACGAAGAGTGCTAGTATCCAACTTGAGTGGTATTGGGCCATACTTACACGCCATGCTCAGTGTGTAGTAtccctgtataattatgacatagaGAGATATAGAAATTAAAGTTAACAACTTACGGATTTGTTCACTGGTAGGGTTGGTGTTATACAGTAGGTCCAGTACACAGAACCACGTTCATAGTTAGTGCAGCTTCCTGTCTCCTGGATGCAGTTCTGGTAGAGGTTCACTGGAGAGTTAACTCGAGTGGTCAGAGAGTTCACTGAAGTCTGAAGGCTGTTCAACTGAGTCGTGGTTGCTCCATTGGCTGCGTTTAGAGAGCTCACTGAAGACTGCAGGCTGTTCAATTGAGTCGTGGTTGCCCCATTTGCTGTGTTTAGAGAACTCACTGAAGACTGAAGTCTGTCAGTAACTGCATTCACCTCGCTGTATACTCCGTCAATCTTTCTAGAATTATTTAGCACAACCTCGTTTTCCAAGTGCT
The Halichondria panicea chromosome 14, odHalPani1.1, whole genome shotgun sequence DNA segment above includes these coding regions:
- the LOC135347957 gene encoding uncharacterized protein LOC135347957; this encodes METTLYILLTIALVSRPTICTPAPEETNSDEGREQTQIDQLYQIYKATQNNIIQLNTEVSLINDQLAELREKSASKSKVDDELSHLSSTVKSNFRQLLTDFQHLENEVVLNNSRKIDGVYSEVNAVTDRLQSSVSSLNTANGATTTQLNSLQSSVSSLNAANGATTTQLNSLQTSVNSLTTRVNSPVNLYQNCIQETGSCTNYERGSVYWTYCITPTLPVNKSGYYTLSMACKYGPIPLKLDTSTLRQRDGSNVECLCVTTHIDSSTGSHLSYNFSQFTCTLVITRCPISQNIV